A window of Bradyrhizobium sp. AZCC 1610 contains these coding sequences:
- a CDS encoding FMN-binding negative transcriptional regulator, translating into MYTPPPFKSDRAASLAFADARGFGLACAWDGKKPVASSLPFYLTSDNDGTPRALFHVARHNPLVKLADGTTSWLLAVNGADTYVSPDWYVSPDQVPTWLYQAVHLTGPVRKLSDDELADQIDTLSAKFEGRLLPKKPWLSSKMTAGRLEAMKKAIVGMVMTVEEIEGSFKLNQHKSDADYTALNQALASQGDADARAIAGLMRAARPLAFAAVAVQDNQTMTPERSV; encoded by the coding sequence ATGTATACGCCTCCACCGTTCAAGTCCGACCGCGCCGCGAGCCTCGCGTTCGCGGATGCGCGCGGCTTCGGTTTGGCTTGCGCGTGGGACGGCAAGAAGCCGGTCGCCTCGTCGCTGCCGTTTTATCTGACATCGGACAATGACGGCACGCCGCGCGCGCTGTTTCATGTCGCCCGTCACAATCCGCTGGTAAAGCTCGCGGACGGGACGACGTCCTGGCTGCTGGCCGTCAACGGTGCGGACACCTATGTGTCGCCGGACTGGTATGTCTCGCCTGACCAAGTGCCGACCTGGCTCTATCAGGCGGTGCATCTCACGGGTCCGGTGCGCAAACTGTCCGACGACGAACTCGCTGATCAGATCGACACGCTCAGCGCCAAGTTCGAGGGACGGCTGTTGCCGAAGAAGCCCTGGCTGTCGTCGAAGATGACGGCCGGGCGGCTGGAGGCGATGAAGAAGGCGATTGTGGGCATGGTGATGACAGTCGAGGAGATCGAAGGCAGCTTCAAGCTGAACCAGCACAAGTCCGACGCCGACTATACGGCGCTGAACCAGGCGCTGGCCTCGCAAGGCGACGCAGACGCGCGCGCCATTGCAGGGCTGATGCGCGCCGCGCGACCGCTGGCTTTCGCCGCGGTTGCGGTACAAGACAATCAAACGATGACGCCTGAAAGGAGCGTGTGA
- the argC gene encoding N-acetyl-gamma-glutamyl-phosphate reductase, which yields MSSKKKIGILGASGYTGADAVRLLARHPNAEITALTANTHAGKSMGDVFPHFFMLDLPRLVEWEKVDWTSLDAVFCGLPHGTTQDIIAAVLKANPRIKALDMSADFRLRNKDTYAQWYGHEHRALELQGEAVYGLTEFYREKIAAARLVACPGCYPTAALLALVPLAKAKLIDVDDIVIDAKSGVTGAGRGLKQNTLFSEAGEGLSPYSVGTHRHAPEIEQEIGVAAGSAVTVNFTPHLIPMARGELCTSYVKLNGATPDDLRAALEKAYANEPFVHVAKKGVLPQTQNVRGSNYVQIGVVADRIKNRAIVISTLDNLVKGSAGQAIQNMNLMFDLPEIAGLEQIALFP from the coding sequence ATGAGCTCGAAGAAGAAGATCGGCATTCTCGGCGCGTCCGGCTACACCGGAGCCGACGCGGTGCGCCTGTTGGCGCGGCATCCGAATGCCGAGATCACCGCGCTCACCGCCAATACCCACGCCGGCAAGTCGATGGGCGACGTGTTTCCGCATTTCTTCATGCTGGATCTGCCGAGGCTCGTGGAATGGGAAAAGGTCGACTGGACCAGCCTCGACGCGGTGTTCTGCGGGCTGCCGCACGGCACCACGCAGGACATCATCGCCGCGGTCCTCAAGGCCAATCCCAGGATCAAGGCCCTCGACATGTCCGCCGATTTCCGGCTGCGGAACAAGGACACCTATGCGCAATGGTACGGCCATGAGCACCGGGCGCTCGAACTGCAGGGCGAGGCCGTCTATGGCCTGACCGAATTCTACCGGGAGAAGATCGCGGCCGCGCGGCTGGTCGCCTGTCCCGGCTGCTATCCGACGGCGGCGCTGCTGGCGCTGGTGCCGCTTGCCAAAGCCAAGCTGATCGACGTCGACGATATCGTCATCGACGCGAAATCGGGCGTCACCGGCGCCGGACGCGGGCTGAAGCAGAACACGCTGTTCAGCGAGGCGGGCGAGGGGCTGTCGCCCTATTCGGTCGGCACCCACCGGCACGCGCCTGAAATCGAGCAGGAGATCGGCGTCGCCGCCGGCTCCGCGGTGACGGTCAACTTCACGCCGCATCTGATTCCGATGGCGCGGGGCGAACTCTGCACGTCCTACGTCAAGCTCAACGGCGCGACGCCTGATGACCTGCGGGCCGCGCTGGAGAAAGCCTACGCCAATGAGCCCTTCGTGCATGTCGCGAAAAAGGGCGTGCTGCCGCAGACCCAGAACGTGCGCGGCTCCAACTATGTGCAGATCGGCGTCGTCGCCGACCGCATCAAGAATCGCGCCATCGTGATTTCCACGCTCGACAACCTAGTGAAAGGTTCGGCCGGACAGGCGATCCAGAACATGAACCTGATGTTCGACCTGCCCGAAATCGCCGGGCTGGAACAGATCGCGCTGTTTCCGTGA